The Halobacterium sp. CBA1132 genome has a segment encoding these proteins:
- a CDS encoding DUF6360 family protein, with amino-acid sequence MADRIIKVNAYTTFNLLDGEAEGHGWTEEALAVLNVTTHDGDVLLELELDNTDTERVPAHAERATLSPADARELADELESYADRAESDE; translated from the coding sequence ATGGCCGACCGTATCATCAAGGTCAACGCGTACACGACGTTCAACCTTCTCGACGGCGAGGCCGAGGGTCACGGCTGGACCGAGGAGGCGCTCGCAGTGCTCAACGTCACGACCCACGACGGCGACGTGCTCCTCGAACTCGAACTCGACAACACGGACACCGAGCGCGTGCCGGCGCACGCCGAGCGCGCGACCCTCTCCCCGGCGGACGCCCGCGAACTCGCGGACGAACTCGAGTCCTACGCCGACCGCGCGGAGAGCGACGAGTAA
- a CDS encoding MBL fold metallo-hydrolase, with product MDLRFLGGAREVGRSAILVDDSLLVDYGMKPGTPPGYPEDVDPDAVVVSHGHLDHAGAVPALVAGTRRPPIHWTPPTRDLTRLLAQDTLKLQGGGERGGRYDCPFTRAEVAALGEVSETHGYRETFEAAGYEVTLFDAGHIPGSAHVLVDDGDTKLLYTADFNTEDQRLLAGTTARPDADVVITESTYADVSREDRASIEDAFAASVAETIRGGGTAVVPAFAVGRTQELFMVCAAHDIPCYVDGMGVAVTERFTQTSEFLRDADAFQAARGHARFLDKTTRNGQRKRIADKPTAIVTTAGMLSGGPAMTYVPEISGNPQHELALTGYQVEGTPGRELLDTGSAEIDGRHLRVAARVNSYDFSAHADREGLREFLDDYRGSEVLVNHGDRCEWFADELRADGFDASAPDRGPTITV from the coding sequence ATGGACTTGCGGTTTCTCGGCGGTGCCCGCGAGGTCGGGCGGAGCGCGATTCTCGTCGACGACTCGCTGCTGGTCGACTACGGTATGAAACCCGGGACGCCCCCGGGCTACCCCGAAGACGTCGACCCGGACGCGGTCGTCGTCAGCCACGGCCACCTCGACCACGCGGGCGCTGTCCCCGCGCTCGTCGCCGGAACCCGGCGCCCGCCGATCCACTGGACGCCGCCCACGCGGGACCTCACGCGCTTGCTCGCACAGGACACGCTCAAGCTACAGGGCGGCGGCGAGCGCGGCGGCCGATACGACTGCCCGTTCACGCGCGCGGAAGTCGCCGCGCTCGGCGAAGTCTCGGAGACGCACGGCTACCGGGAGACGTTCGAAGCCGCGGGCTACGAAGTCACGCTCTTCGACGCCGGCCACATCCCCGGCAGTGCGCACGTGCTCGTCGATGACGGCGACACCAAACTGCTGTACACGGCCGACTTCAACACCGAAGACCAGCGCCTTCTCGCCGGCACGACCGCCCGGCCCGACGCCGACGTCGTGATTACCGAGTCCACGTACGCAGACGTCTCCCGCGAGGACCGCGCGAGCATCGAGGACGCGTTCGCCGCGTCCGTCGCCGAGACGATTCGCGGCGGCGGCACCGCCGTCGTCCCCGCGTTCGCGGTCGGGCGCACGCAGGAACTGTTCATGGTGTGCGCCGCCCACGACATCCCGTGTTACGTCGACGGAATGGGCGTCGCCGTCACCGAGCGGTTCACGCAGACCAGCGAGTTCCTCCGGGACGCGGACGCGTTCCAAGCCGCCCGCGGCCACGCTCGCTTCCTCGACAAGACGACGCGGAACGGCCAGCGCAAGCGCATCGCGGACAAACCGACCGCCATCGTCACCACCGCTGGGATGCTCTCGGGCGGCCCCGCGATGACGTACGTCCCCGAAATCTCGGGCAACCCCCAGCACGAGCTCGCGCTCACGGGGTACCAGGTCGAGGGGACGCCCGGCCGCGAACTCCTCGACACGGGGAGCGCGGAAATCGACGGCCGGCACCTCCGCGTCGCCGCGCGCGTCAACAGCTACGACTTCTCCGCACACGCCGACCGCGAGGGTCTGCGCGAGTTCCTCGACGACTACCGCGGCAGCGAGGTGCTCGTCAACCACGGCGACCGCTGCGAGTGGTTCGCCGACGAACTTCGCGCGGACGGCTTCGACGCGAGCGCGCCGGACCGCGGCCCGACGATTACGGTGTAG